In one Streptomyces venezuelae genomic region, the following are encoded:
- a CDS encoding substrate-binding domain-containing protein, with protein sequence MNPRTVRRRTLASAAVLLSGALLAACSSDTPLDAPAAASGSTETGGDKPSKFFERSEYKRQLALARETPRGPAGRPWEQMLEPQMTSTAQYKKKGSGGVHLCFSNAGVFNPWRQVGLKTMKAEVRLHKDISDFTVLDAQGKDDKQISDIQELAGSKDCDALVVSPNTTATLTPAVKEACDKLPVIVFDRGVETDCAVTFVNPIGGYGYGAVAADFLVDKVEPEGKILALRISPGVDVLETRWSAAKLAFDKSELDVADVKFTDGDPAKTKSIVADAISRHGSIDGVWMDSGATAVAAVEAFEDAGVDVPPITGEDQQDFLEAWKDKKLTAIAPTYPTFQWRTPVIAALRVLDGKPVPKEWKLPQPTVTQANLDEYLRDGMPPLHYAMCGCQRMPGYPGDWGGKK encoded by the coding sequence ATGAACCCGCGCACGGTCCGTAGACGAACGCTGGCGTCGGCCGCCGTCCTGCTGTCGGGCGCCCTGCTCGCCGCCTGCTCCAGCGACACCCCGCTCGACGCGCCCGCCGCCGCGAGCGGGAGCACGGAGACGGGCGGCGACAAGCCATCCAAGTTCTTCGAACGGTCCGAGTACAAGCGGCAGTTGGCGCTCGCCCGCGAGACCCCGAGGGGCCCGGCGGGCAGACCCTGGGAGCAGATGCTCGAACCGCAGATGACCAGCACCGCCCAGTACAAGAAGAAGGGCTCGGGCGGCGTCCACCTCTGCTTCTCCAACGCGGGGGTGTTCAACCCCTGGCGGCAGGTCGGCCTCAAGACCATGAAGGCCGAGGTGAGACTCCACAAGGACATCTCCGACTTCACCGTCCTGGACGCGCAGGGCAAGGACGACAAACAGATCTCCGACATCCAGGAACTCGCCGGGAGCAAGGACTGCGACGCCCTCGTCGTCTCCCCGAACACCACCGCCACCCTCACCCCCGCCGTGAAGGAGGCCTGCGACAAGCTGCCCGTCATCGTCTTCGACCGCGGCGTCGAGACGGACTGCGCGGTCACCTTCGTCAACCCGATCGGCGGATACGGCTACGGCGCGGTCGCCGCCGACTTCCTGGTCGACAAGGTCGAGCCCGAGGGAAAGATCCTCGCCCTGCGGATCTCACCGGGCGTCGACGTCCTGGAGACCCGGTGGTCGGCGGCGAAGCTCGCCTTCGACAAGAGTGAACTCGACGTCGCCGACGTGAAGTTCACCGACGGCGACCCCGCCAAGACCAAGTCCATCGTCGCCGACGCCATCTCCCGGCACGGCTCCATCGACGGCGTGTGGATGGACTCCGGCGCCACCGCCGTCGCCGCGGTCGAGGCCTTCGAGGACGCGGGCGTCGACGTACCGCCCATCACCGGCGAGGACCAGCAGGACTTCCTGGAGGCATGGAAGGACAAGAAACTCACCGCGATCGCCCCCACTTATCCGACCTTCCAGTGGCGTACGCCCGTCATCGCGGCCCTGCGCGTCCTGGACGGCAAGCCGGTCCCCAAGGAGTGGAAGCTGCCACAGCCCACCGTCACGCAGGCCAACCTCGACGAGTACCTCCGCGACGGCATGCCGCCGCTGCACTACGCGATGTGCGGCTGCCAGAGGATGCCCGGCTACCCCGGGGACTGGGGAGGCAAGAAGTGA
- a CDS encoding ABC transporter permease has product MTTATATGATYKRVVRSLGTGAPVYALLAVLLVLLAVTDIGFYEPDRFLAFVKRAAPLVILAAGQYLVIVCGEFDLSVGAIVTAGVVAAAEVYGSFPDAPWLIVASGLLLAGALAGLVNGLITTWLRVPSFITTLGMMLILEGAVFYWTGGSPHGQLPQDFRQLGRGTALGWLPWAVVACLAAGALAVLLMRSDFGRTLVATGDSERTAALSGVRVHRARVIAFVLSGVAAALAAVLVGGFSGVSAQAGRGYEFEAITAVVLGGVVLGGGRGSVVAAMAGAFSLQALFTLLNLRGVSGALESTVQGVIVIAAVGIGAADWSRLRRRRTNSSGGTPT; this is encoded by the coding sequence ATGACCACGGCCACGGCAACCGGCGCGACGTACAAGCGCGTGGTCCGCTCCCTGGGAACCGGCGCTCCGGTCTACGCGCTCCTCGCGGTGCTGCTCGTCCTCCTCGCGGTCACCGACATCGGCTTCTACGAACCCGACCGCTTCCTCGCCTTCGTCAAAAGGGCGGCGCCCCTGGTGATCCTCGCGGCCGGGCAGTATCTGGTCATTGTCTGCGGCGAGTTCGACCTGTCCGTGGGGGCGATCGTGACCGCCGGGGTCGTCGCGGCCGCCGAGGTCTACGGCTCGTTCCCCGACGCGCCCTGGCTCATCGTCGCCTCCGGACTGCTGCTCGCGGGAGCGCTCGCCGGACTCGTGAACGGGCTGATCACCACCTGGCTGCGCGTCCCGTCGTTCATCACCACGCTCGGCATGATGCTGATCCTCGAAGGAGCGGTCTTCTACTGGACGGGCGGCTCGCCGCACGGCCAACTCCCGCAGGACTTCCGGCAGCTGGGGCGCGGCACCGCGCTGGGCTGGCTGCCCTGGGCCGTCGTCGCCTGTCTGGCCGCGGGCGCCCTCGCGGTCCTCCTCATGCGCTCCGACTTCGGCCGCACGCTCGTCGCCACCGGCGACAGCGAACGCACCGCGGCCCTGTCGGGCGTACGCGTACACCGGGCGCGTGTCATCGCCTTCGTCCTCTCCGGGGTGGCCGCCGCGCTCGCCGCCGTCCTCGTCGGCGGCTTCTCCGGCGTCTCCGCGCAGGCCGGCCGGGGGTACGAGTTCGAGGCGATCACCGCCGTGGTCCTCGGCGGCGTCGTGCTCGGCGGCGGCCGCGGCAGCGTCGTCGCCGCGATGGCCGGCGCCTTCTCCCTGCAGGCCCTGTTCACCCTGCTCAATCTGCGGGGCGTGTCCGGCGCCCTGGAGTCCACCGTCCAGGGCGTCATCGTCATCGCCGCCGTCGGCATCGGCGCCGCCGACTGGTCCCGGCTGCGCCGTCGTCGTACCAACTCCTCGGGAGGGACACCCACATGA
- a CDS encoding ABC transporter permease, which yields MTGTAVAPPPTVRASAPHRRGRLTDPAVGIWLAAAAVTALGWIVVAARGGDFLTLANVVGILQNCVALGLVAVGQTAVILTGSLDLSVAYLISLGTLVAATTMEDGGVVTAVLAVLALSAAVGLANGLIVTGLKVNAFIATLGTAFILRGWIEDNYTGPAGKVTVSFQHLGYDRIGPFPVSLFLLLAVAAALWLITRRTRFGHHLYATGGDEHAARLSGVRTRRTVIAAHVLCSLCVGAAALFLAARLGSGAPWAGTEARYDLESIAAVVLGGTALAGGRGGVVGTLGGVLVLAVLDSVFNQLGVDPFFKNVVRGVVIIAAVALYARRGSRRTA from the coding sequence ATGACCGGCACCGCCGTCGCGCCGCCGCCCACCGTACGAGCGAGCGCCCCCCACCGCCGCGGCCGACTCACCGACCCGGCCGTCGGCATCTGGCTCGCCGCCGCCGCCGTCACCGCACTCGGCTGGATCGTCGTCGCCGCCCGGGGCGGTGACTTCCTCACCCTCGCCAACGTCGTCGGCATCCTGCAGAACTGCGTCGCCCTCGGCCTCGTCGCCGTCGGCCAGACCGCCGTCATCCTCACCGGCTCCCTCGACCTGTCGGTGGCCTATCTCATCAGCCTCGGCACGCTCGTCGCCGCCACCACCATGGAGGACGGCGGCGTCGTCACCGCCGTCCTCGCCGTCCTCGCGCTGTCGGCGGCCGTCGGCCTCGCCAACGGGCTCATCGTCACCGGACTCAAGGTCAACGCCTTCATCGCCACCCTCGGCACCGCGTTCATCCTGCGCGGCTGGATCGAGGACAACTACACGGGACCCGCGGGCAAGGTCACCGTCTCCTTCCAGCACCTCGGCTACGACCGCATCGGACCCTTCCCGGTCTCCCTCTTCCTGCTCCTCGCCGTCGCCGCCGCGCTCTGGCTGATCACGCGCCGCACCCGCTTCGGCCACCACCTGTACGCCACCGGCGGCGACGAACACGCGGCACGCCTCTCCGGCGTCCGCACCCGCCGCACCGTCATCGCCGCCCACGTCCTTTGCTCGCTGTGCGTCGGCGCCGCCGCACTGTTCCTCGCCGCGCGCCTCGGCTCCGGCGCCCCCTGGGCCGGCACGGAGGCCCGCTACGACCTGGAGTCGATCGCCGCCGTCGTCCTCGGCGGCACGGCGCTCGCGGGCGGCCGCGGGGGAGTGGTCGGCACCCTCGGCGGCGTCCTCGTCCTCGCCGTCCTGGACTCCGTCTTCAACCAGCTCGGCGTCGACCCGTTCTTCAAGAACGTTGTCAGAGGCGTCGTCATCATCGCCGCCGTCGCCCTCTACGCCCGGCGCGGCAGCAGGAGGACCGCATGA
- a CDS encoding sugar ABC transporter ATP-binding protein, which yields MLTMRGVSKSFLGVRVLHGVSLDLAAGEVHALVGENGAGKSTLMKILAGEHVPDEGTITLDGTEHAFTHPAQAQAAGIGIIHQEFALLEHRTVAENVFLGREPARRGLVDRRTMEARTAALLDEVGVPGITPRTYVRDLSVARQQTVEIVKALASDVRVLVMDEPTAPLADHEAGLLHALVRRLADRGLGILYISHRLREVFDLSQRVTVLKDGRHVTTVPTSETDTDHVVRAMVGRELSAYYPPRARPEDIGDVRLSVRGGGNSRLKGIDLTLRAGEVTGIAGLQGSGRTSLARALFGAAPFTEGTMTVDGTALRPTSPRRAIRAGIALVTEDRKAEGLALRQSVRDNALLVTRAVPDRNRPPAARELTALLERVRLHARGEDQQTQYLSGGNQQKVVIAKWLAARPRVLLFDEPTRGVDVGAKAAIHTLVRDLAREGLAVLIVSSELPELIGMSDRILVMADGRIAGELPPGAAEEDVMHLATGHPAATPAPAPPPPRHAQPSPHHGPTSPHHGPTPPAPGRPAEEGAA from the coding sequence ATGCTGACGATGCGCGGCGTCTCCAAGAGCTTTCTCGGGGTGCGCGTGCTGCACGGGGTCTCACTCGACCTCGCCGCGGGCGAGGTGCACGCACTCGTCGGCGAGAACGGCGCGGGAAAGTCGACTCTGATGAAGATCCTCGCCGGCGAACACGTCCCGGACGAGGGCACGATCACACTCGACGGCACGGAACACGCCTTCACGCATCCCGCGCAGGCGCAGGCCGCCGGAATCGGCATCATCCACCAGGAGTTCGCGCTCCTCGAACACCGCACCGTCGCCGAGAACGTCTTCCTCGGTCGTGAGCCCGCCCGCCGCGGCCTCGTCGACCGCCGCACGATGGAGGCCCGCACGGCCGCACTCCTCGACGAGGTCGGCGTGCCGGGCATCACCCCGCGCACCTACGTCCGCGACCTGTCCGTCGCCCGGCAGCAGACCGTCGAGATCGTCAAGGCGCTCGCGTCCGACGTGCGCGTGCTGGTCATGGACGAGCCGACCGCGCCCCTCGCCGACCACGAAGCGGGCCTGCTGCACGCGCTCGTACGCCGCCTCGCCGACCGCGGACTCGGCATCCTGTACATCTCGCACCGCCTACGCGAGGTCTTCGACCTGTCGCAGCGCGTCACGGTCCTCAAGGACGGCCGTCATGTGACGACCGTGCCCACCTCGGAGACCGACACCGACCACGTCGTACGCGCCATGGTGGGCCGGGAGCTGAGCGCCTACTACCCGCCCCGCGCCCGCCCCGAGGACATCGGCGACGTCCGCCTGAGCGTGCGCGGCGGCGGCAACAGCCGGCTCAAGGGCATCGACCTCACCCTGCGCGCGGGCGAGGTCACCGGCATCGCAGGGCTCCAGGGCTCCGGCCGCACCTCCCTGGCCCGCGCCCTGTTCGGCGCCGCACCCTTCACCGAAGGCACCATGACCGTCGACGGCACCGCACTGCGCCCCACGTCGCCGCGCCGGGCCATCCGCGCCGGGATCGCCCTGGTCACCGAGGACCGCAAGGCCGAAGGCCTCGCCCTGCGCCAGTCCGTGCGCGACAACGCCCTCCTCGTCACCCGCGCCGTACCCGACCGGAACCGGCCGCCCGCCGCACGCGAACTGACCGCACTCCTGGAACGCGTCAGGCTGCACGCGCGCGGCGAGGACCAGCAGACCCAGTACCTCTCCGGCGGCAACCAGCAGAAGGTCGTCATCGCCAAATGGCTCGCCGCACGGCCGCGCGTGCTGCTCTTCGACGAGCCGACGCGCGGCGTCGACGTCGGCGCCAAAGCCGCCATCCACACCCTCGTCCGCGACCTGGCCCGCGAGGGCCTCGCCGTCCTCATCGTCTCCTCCGAACTGCCCGAGCTCATCGGCATGAGCGACCGGATCCTCGTCATGGCCGACGGCCGCATCGCCGGAGAACTCCCGCCGGGCGCAGCCGAGGAGGACGTGATGCACCTCGCCACCGGACACCCCGCGGCGACCCCGGCGCCCGCCCCGCCCCCACCGCGCCACGCCCAGCCCTCACCGCACCACGGCCCGACCTCACCGCACCACGGCCCGACCCCGCCCGCGCCCGGCAGACCCGCAGAGGAAGGAGCCGCATGA
- a CDS encoding ROK family transcriptional regulator, with amino-acid sequence MSGAPDHLPAAVPSSPGEVLALLRTGAAQTRADIARLTGLARSTVSQRVDALIAHGFLAEESDGGSTGGRPPRRLRLRTGEHAVAGVDLGASHCRVALMDIGGETLALREDPLSIGDGPQAVLGHVERTLRTLLKESGRDAGGLKSIGVGVPGPVEFSTGRPVDPPIMPGWHQFPIPEFFADRFGPRALVDNDVNVMALAEQRRAFPDTRYLLYIKVGTGIGCGIVADGRLHRGAQGSAGDIGHIRVGDVEDPCRCGNTGCLEAVAGGAALARRLSALGLEAASGSDVVRLVKSGNRDAVRMVREAGRAVGEVLAGLVNFFNPDTVVVGGALAAVHDQLLAGVREAVYRRSHPLATHVLRIEPTRTGENAAAIGAGILAVEHALSPRQVDRVLSGAAR; translated from the coding sequence ATGTCTGGAGCGCCGGATCATCTCCCCGCAGCCGTGCCGTCCTCGCCCGGTGAGGTGCTCGCCCTGCTGCGCACCGGTGCCGCCCAGACGCGTGCGGACATCGCCCGTCTGACGGGCCTCGCGCGGTCGACGGTCTCGCAGCGCGTGGACGCGCTCATCGCGCACGGCTTCCTCGCGGAGGAGTCCGACGGCGGCTCGACGGGCGGGCGGCCGCCGCGCAGGCTCCGGCTGCGCACCGGCGAGCACGCGGTGGCGGGCGTGGACCTGGGGGCGTCGCACTGCCGGGTGGCGCTCATGGACATCGGCGGCGAGACGCTGGCCCTGCGCGAGGACCCGCTGTCCATCGGGGACGGCCCGCAGGCGGTTCTCGGCCACGTGGAACGCACGCTGCGCACCCTGCTCAAGGAGTCGGGGCGGGACGCGGGGGGCCTCAAGTCGATCGGCGTCGGCGTGCCGGGGCCGGTCGAGTTCTCCACGGGCCGGCCGGTGGATCCGCCGATCATGCCGGGGTGGCATCAGTTCCCCATCCCCGAGTTCTTCGCCGACCGCTTCGGTCCGCGCGCCCTCGTCGACAACGACGTGAACGTGATGGCGCTGGCCGAGCAGCGCCGCGCCTTTCCGGACACCCGCTATCTCCTCTACATCAAGGTCGGCACGGGCATCGGCTGCGGCATCGTCGCCGACGGCCGGCTGCACCGGGGCGCGCAGGGCAGCGCGGGCGACATCGGGCACATCCGGGTCGGTGATGTGGAGGACCCCTGCCGGTGCGGCAACACGGGCTGCCTGGAGGCGGTCGCGGGCGGCGCGGCGCTCGCCCGCAGGCTCTCCGCGCTCGGTCTGGAGGCGGCGTCGGGCAGCGACGTCGTACGTCTGGTCAAGTCGGGCAACCGCGACGCCGTGCGCATGGTGCGCGAGGCCGGCCGGGCGGTCGGCGAGGTGCTCGCGGGTCTGGTGAACTTCTTCAACCCGGACACGGTGGTCGTCGGCGGGGCGCTCGCCGCCGTCCACGACCAGCTCCTCGCGGGCGTCCGGGAGGCGGTGTACCGCCGCTCGCATCCGCTGGCCACGCATGTGCTGCGCATCGAGCCGACCCGTACCGGGGAGAACGCGGCGGCGATCGGCGCGGGGATCCTCGCGGTCGAGCACGCGTTGTCGCCGCGGCAGGTGGACCGTGTCCTGTCGGGCGCGGCGCGCTGA
- a CDS encoding alpha/beta hydrolase, whose translation MSATDAEQIDRANSSDRTPAVFVHGLWMLASSWDHWLPHFEAAGFAPVALTWPGEAATTTEARQRPETIAGRTVGQVADHLAGLIGTLERKPVVIGHSVGGLLTQILAGRGLSAASVAIDPAPFRGVLAMPLSTVRSLIPMIANPADRKRAKPLTYQQFRYAYANAVSEEEARSIYERYAVPAPCAPPMQAALANFNPRTEVKVDCRNPQRGPLLVVSGGKDNAIPWALASGAYKRQKRNPGVTEIVELHGRDHALTLDSRWREVADVALAFVRRFV comes from the coding sequence ATGTCCGCAACCGACGCAGAGCAGATCGACCGGGCCAATTCCTCCGACCGCACACCGGCCGTCTTCGTGCACGGCCTGTGGATGCTGGCGAGCAGCTGGGACCACTGGCTGCCGCACTTCGAGGCCGCCGGGTTCGCCCCGGTCGCCCTGACGTGGCCCGGCGAGGCGGCGACGACGACCGAGGCGAGGCAGCGCCCCGAGACCATCGCGGGCCGGACGGTCGGGCAGGTCGCCGACCATCTGGCGGGCCTCATCGGCACGTTGGAGCGCAAACCCGTGGTGATCGGGCACTCCGTCGGCGGGCTGCTCACGCAGATCCTCGCGGGCCGCGGCCTGTCCGCGGCGTCGGTGGCGATCGACCCTGCCCCGTTCCGCGGCGTCCTCGCGATGCCCCTGTCGACGGTGCGTTCACTGATCCCGATGATCGCGAACCCCGCCGACCGCAAGCGCGCGAAGCCGCTGACGTACCAGCAGTTCCGCTACGCCTACGCCAACGCCGTCAGCGAGGAGGAGGCCCGCTCCATCTACGAGCGGTACGCCGTGCCCGCGCCGTGCGCCCCGCCGATGCAGGCGGCGCTCGCCAACTTCAACCCCCGTACGGAAGTGAAGGTGGACTGCCGCAATCCGCAGCGCGGCCCGCTGCTCGTCGTCTCGGGCGGCAAGGACAACGCGATTCCCTGGGCGCTCGCCAGCGGGGCGTACAAGCGGCAGAAGCGCAATCCGGGCGTCACGGAGATCGTCGAGCTGCACGGGCGCGACCACGCGCTGACGCTCGACAGCAGGTGGCGTGAGGTCGCGGACGTGGCGCTCGCGTTCGTACGCCGATTCGTCTGA
- a CDS encoding PAS domain-containing protein, whose product MIRDEALGLFRKITSLHTEPVLLVAADGQVLAANPAAVRLLPGVEDDSSLSDLVSESADDVGRFVRQWLRTGHPTPAGLTLHGYNGVRLRCRCFGARAQWLPAPTVHLRAVRIDPGDRFLTLKDRVNALERERILRFRATEDRAALNTALSAVRTRLDHLHTLVVALAAAATPEAVTKLVAEHVPPVLGCARADLHLADATPVNAGLRIPVPPHATLALTTDAQPPAEHLESVTALIGGALERF is encoded by the coding sequence GTGATCCGCGACGAGGCGCTCGGCCTCTTCCGGAAGATCACCTCCCTGCACACCGAACCCGTGCTGCTCGTCGCCGCCGACGGTCAGGTCCTCGCCGCCAACCCCGCGGCCGTCCGGCTGCTCCCGGGCGTCGAGGACGACAGCTCGCTGAGCGACCTCGTCTCCGAATCCGCCGATGACGTCGGCCGGTTCGTCCGGCAGTGGCTGCGCACCGGCCATCCGACACCGGCGGGCCTCACCCTCCACGGCTACAACGGAGTACGGCTGCGATGCCGCTGCTTCGGCGCCCGGGCGCAGTGGCTGCCCGCCCCGACCGTGCACCTCCGCGCCGTCCGCATCGACCCCGGCGACCGCTTCCTCACCCTCAAGGACCGCGTCAACGCGCTGGAACGCGAACGCATCCTCCGCTTCCGGGCCACCGAGGACCGCGCCGCGCTCAACACGGCCCTGTCGGCCGTCCGCACCCGACTCGACCACCTGCACACGCTCGTCGTGGCGCTCGCCGCGGCCGCCACACCGGAAGCGGTCACGAAGCTCGTCGCCGAACACGTCCCGCCGGTCCTCGGATGTGCCCGGGCCGACCTGCACCTCGCCGACGCGACACCCGTGAACGCGGGCCTCCGCATTCCCGTCCCGCCGCACGCCACCCTCGCCCTCACCACGGACGCGCAGCCTCCGGCGGAACATCTGGAGTCGGTGACGGCCCTGATCGGCGGCGCGCTGGAACGATTCTGA
- a CDS encoding methanogen output domain 1-containing protein, translating to MEPSEAPIALDRDVFMRSLIRELARVLEDVVGLEEAAGYVSLVSQTIGVDLNHQYAKALAVDRLDRGQVAQVMVDFKRRIGGGFYVLEESDQRIVLGNRVCPFGEKVVGRPSMCMMTSNVFGTLAAENLGYARVELEKTIARWDVGCRVVVHLRPPSETEASTGREYYGDLP from the coding sequence GTGGAACCGTCCGAAGCGCCCATCGCCCTGGATCGGGACGTGTTCATGCGGAGCCTCATCCGTGAACTGGCACGGGTTCTCGAAGACGTCGTCGGTCTCGAGGAAGCCGCCGGGTACGTCAGCCTCGTCAGCCAGACCATCGGCGTCGATCTCAACCACCAGTACGCCAAGGCGCTCGCCGTCGACCGGCTCGACCGCGGGCAGGTCGCTCAGGTCATGGTCGACTTCAAGAGGCGTATCGGCGGGGGCTTCTACGTTCTGGAGGAGAGCGACCAGCGCATCGTCCTGGGCAACCGGGTCTGCCCGTTCGGCGAGAAGGTCGTGGGCCGCCCCTCGATGTGCATGATGACGTCGAACGTCTTCGGCACCCTCGCCGCCGAGAACCTCGGATACGCCCGAGTGGAACTGGAGAAGACCATCGCCCGCTGGGACGTCGGCTGCCGGGTGGTCGTCCACCTCCGCCCACCGTCCGAGACCGAGGCGAGCACCGGGCGTGAGTACTACGGCGATCTTCCGTGA
- a CDS encoding putative immunity protein, with translation MAGERETADTAGTADTAGTVEATDIVLGKQDLREVTAFAAACAQEVLALVEADRPDDARPREAIDAAREFAGGGERGKRLRDTAWAALKAAKEADTAPAQEAARAAMAAAGAAYLHPLAKATQVKHILGAAAHAARAAELAAGDDRDVGAECVERAARRATRAVVDVLDRYPAAPAGGGRVGELIRELDARLRP, from the coding sequence ATGGCAGGGGAGAGAGAAACGGCTGACACGGCAGGCACAGCCGACACAGCAGGCACGGTCGAGGCGACGGACATCGTGCTCGGCAAACAGGACCTCCGTGAGGTCACCGCGTTCGCCGCGGCCTGCGCGCAGGAGGTGCTCGCGCTCGTCGAGGCCGACCGGCCGGACGACGCGCGCCCCCGGGAGGCGATCGACGCGGCTCGGGAGTTCGCCGGGGGCGGCGAGCGCGGGAAGCGGCTTCGCGACACCGCATGGGCGGCGCTGAAGGCGGCAAAGGAAGCGGACACCGCACCCGCTCAGGAGGCGGCGCGGGCGGCGATGGCCGCGGCGGGAGCCGCCTATCTGCATCCGCTCGCCAAGGCCACCCAGGTCAAACACATCCTCGGAGCGGCCGCCCACGCGGCGCGTGCGGCGGAGCTCGCGGCCGGCGACGACCGCGACGTAGGAGCCGAGTGCGTCGAGCGGGCGGCGCGTCGGGCGACACGGGCTGTCGTCGACGTACTCGATCGCTATCCGGCGGCACCGGCCGGCGGCGGACGGGTGGGCGAGCTGATCCGCGAACTGGACGCGCGCCTGCGCCCCTGA
- a CDS encoding DinB family protein, translating to MRTNTAPSPADDDEKATLRNVLDQLRGAIADKVDGVPEPRVRTAGVPSGTSLLGLLKHLASVERFYFLGKEPADWQATLRPCAEDTVESVRADYRKTVERANEIIDACPDLTRPAPRARRRGPVPSMRWVLVHMIEETARHAGHADILRERLDGSTGR from the coding sequence ATGCGTACGAACACGGCACCTTCCCCGGCGGACGACGACGAGAAGGCGACTCTCCGGAACGTCCTCGACCAACTGCGGGGCGCGATCGCGGACAAGGTGGACGGCGTGCCGGAACCGCGGGTCCGCACGGCCGGAGTCCCGTCGGGCACGAGCCTGCTCGGGCTGCTCAAGCACCTGGCGTCCGTCGAACGGTTCTACTTCCTGGGCAAGGAACCCGCCGACTGGCAGGCGACCCTGAGGCCGTGTGCCGAGGACACGGTCGAGAGCGTGCGCGCCGACTACCGGAAGACCGTCGAGCGGGCGAACGAGATCATCGACGCCTGCCCGGATCTGACCCGGCCGGCCCCGCGCGCCCGTCGCCGGGGCCCGGTGCCTTCGATGCGGTGGGTCCTCGTGCACATGATCGAGGAGACCGCCCGGCACGCCGGGCACGCGGACATCCTGCGTGAGCGGCTCGACGGGTCCACCGGCCGTTGA
- a CDS encoding class I SAM-dependent methyltransferase — protein sequence MESTESTPEGAEQFWERHYRTHRDWGTRVNPLLAETAAPLLPGTALDLGCGAGGDAVWLARQGWHVTAVDISGTAVERLRERARDLGVAERITAQQHDLAVGVPAGRFDLVSAQYFHTPFPLLRTHVLRAAARSLRPGGLLLIVDHGSTAPWSWNQDPDVHHPTPEEVAADLALDPTCWPVLRAEAARRTATGPAGETATVVDNVLLVQSTAGLLRPATTGTE from the coding sequence ATGGAATCCACCGAAAGCACCCCCGAGGGCGCCGAACAGTTCTGGGAACGCCACTACCGCACCCACCGCGACTGGGGCACCCGCGTCAATCCGCTGCTCGCCGAGACCGCCGCGCCGCTTCTCCCCGGCACCGCCCTGGACCTGGGGTGCGGCGCCGGGGGCGACGCCGTCTGGCTCGCCCGGCAGGGCTGGCACGTCACCGCCGTGGACATCTCCGGTACGGCCGTCGAGCGGCTACGAGAACGCGCACGCGACCTCGGGGTCGCCGAGCGGATCACCGCGCAGCAGCACGATCTCGCCGTGGGAGTCCCGGCAGGCCGGTTCGACCTCGTCTCCGCCCAGTACTTCCACACCCCGTTCCCGCTGCTCCGCACCCACGTCCTGCGTGCCGCCGCCCGGTCCCTGCGCCCCGGCGGACTCCTCCTGATCGTCGACCACGGCTCCACGGCGCCCTGGTCCTGGAACCAGGACCCCGACGTCCACCACCCGACCCCGGAGGAGGTCGCCGCCGACCTCGCTCTCGATCCGACGTGCTGGCCCGTACTGCGGGCGGAGGCGGCCCGCCGTACGGCCACGGGCCCCGCGGGCGAGACCGCCACCGTCGTCGACAACGTCCTTCTCGTCCAGTCCACCGCCGGACTTCTCCGGCCCGCCACCACAGGAACGGAGTGA